A window from Chitinophaga filiformis encodes these proteins:
- a CDS encoding ABC transporter ATP-binding protein, whose translation MDTVILQHVSKSYVKAGPPALEDVSFSVKKGELFGLIGPDGAGKSTIFRILTTLLLSDKGTATVAGYDVVKHYHEIRSCVGYMPGKFSLYQDLTIEENLHFFATLFGTTVAANYALIKDIYEQIAPFKNRRAGKLSGGMKQKLALCCALIHRPEVLFLDEPTTGVDAVSRREFWEMLQRLKREGITIVVSTPYMDEASLCERIALIQTGRILSIDTPANIISAYPGKLYALMAAKVHLLLKDTRQYAGIAQCYAAGDTLHLSFKNEETDHPAALLSWLESKGHQGVHIKAITPDIEDCFIAKTSIHE comes from the coding sequence ATGGATACAGTTATACTGCAGCATGTCAGTAAATCGTACGTCAAAGCCGGGCCACCTGCCTTAGAGGACGTATCGTTCTCTGTAAAAAAGGGAGAGCTGTTTGGGCTGATAGGGCCTGATGGCGCCGGCAAGTCGACCATCTTCCGTATACTCACAACATTGCTGTTGTCGGATAAGGGAACTGCTACCGTGGCCGGATATGATGTGGTAAAGCATTACCATGAGATCCGCAGCTGCGTGGGATATATGCCCGGGAAGTTCTCGCTTTACCAGGACCTGACGATCGAAGAGAACCTGCATTTTTTTGCCACCTTGTTCGGTACAACGGTAGCAGCGAACTATGCACTGATCAAAGATATTTACGAGCAGATCGCTCCATTCAAAAACAGGCGTGCGGGGAAGTTGTCGGGTGGCATGAAGCAAAAGCTGGCACTTTGCTGTGCGCTCATCCACAGGCCTGAAGTACTTTTCCTCGACGAGCCCACCACAGGTGTAGACGCAGTTTCGCGCAGGGAATTCTGGGAAATGCTGCAACGCCTGAAGAGGGAAGGCATTACGATAGTAGTGTCCACTCCTTACATGGACGAGGCCAGCCTCTGTGAGCGGATCGCGCTGATACAAACAGGCCGGATACTGTCAATCGATACGCCTGCAAATATTATCAGCGCTTATCCGGGCAAGCTGTATGCGTTGATGGCAGCAAAGGTGCATCTGCTGTTGAAAGATACAAGGCAGTATGCCGGTATCGCGCAATGTTATGCTGCAGGAGATACACTACACCTCTCGTTCAAAAATGAGGAAACGGACCATCCGGCAGCCTTGCTGTCCTGGCTTGAAAGTAAAGGGCATCAGGGGGTTCATATTAAAGCCATCACACCAGATATAGAAGACTGTTTTATTGCTAAAACAAGCATCCATGAGTGA
- a CDS encoding ABC transporter ATP-binding protein, with the protein MSEKAIVCKDLTKRFGDFVAVDHISFDVDQGEIFGFLGANGAGKTTAMRMLCGLSYPTSGEAAVAGYNVFKQQEEIKRNIGYMSQKFSLYESLTVKENIRFYGGVYGLSDRQLKEKGDELIAKLGLEKEAKMMVGSLPLGWKQKLAFSVAIIHQPRIVFLDEPTGGVDPVTRRQFWDLIYDAADSGITVFVTTHYMDEAEYCNRISVMVDGRIDALDSPANLKRQFNAGSMNEVFYALARTAKRSAD; encoded by the coding sequence ATGAGTGAAAAGGCAATCGTCTGTAAAGACCTGACAAAACGATTCGGCGATTTTGTAGCGGTGGATCATATTTCTTTTGACGTTGACCAGGGTGAGATCTTCGGGTTCCTCGGGGCGAACGGTGCAGGGAAAACAACCGCCATGCGCATGTTGTGCGGTCTGTCTTATCCCACTTCCGGCGAGGCTGCCGTAGCGGGTTATAATGTGTTTAAGCAACAGGAAGAGATCAAGCGGAACATCGGTTATATGAGCCAGAAATTCTCCCTGTATGAGAGCCTGACGGTGAAAGAGAACATCCGTTTTTATGGTGGCGTCTATGGCTTATCTGACAGGCAGCTGAAGGAAAAGGGTGATGAGCTGATCGCAAAACTGGGTTTGGAGAAAGAAGCAAAAATGATGGTAGGCAGTCTGCCCTTGGGCTGGAAGCAAAAGCTGGCATTCTCCGTAGCCATCATCCACCAGCCCCGGATCGTATTCCTCGATGAGCCTACCGGAGGAGTGGACCCGGTAACGCGCCGGCAGTTCTGGGACCTGATATACGATGCAGCGGATAGTGGTATTACTGTATTTGTCACAACGCACTACATGGATGAAGCGGAGTATTGTAACCGTATTTCGGTGATGGTAGACGGGCGCATAGATGCATTGGACTCACCAGCCAATCTGAAGCGGCAGTTTAATGCCGGTTCTATGAATGAAGTATTTTATGCATTGGCGAGGACCGCAAAACGTTCAGCCGACTAA